From Cherax quadricarinatus isolate ZL_2023a chromosome 64, ASM3850222v1, whole genome shotgun sequence, one genomic window encodes:
- the mRpS18A gene encoding large ribosomal subunit protein mL66 — translation MASRLVVGVRVLLSSNICTKMIPEIRSCNLLTLGSLHARQLSASPTNFLKEIVVQEEGQKVTIEGVYKDSPRIPLLVKTGYEDCHVCPLCALNLNLKHTDVLILSQFMRADGCLLPKRVTGLCSTQQRRLTLLVRMSQKAGLMPNLAPSPSKRDPTKRYGSKKYNRYFDEATLDVKPKRRFRR, via the exons ATGGCTTCCCGCCTGGTTGTTGGTGTGAGAGTGTTGCTCTCCAGTAACATCTGCACCAAGATGATCCCTGAGATCCGGTCTTGCAACCTTCTTACACTGGGGAGTCTCCACGCCAGACAACTGTCTGCTTCTCCTACAAACTTCCTGAAAGAAA TCGTGGTTCAAGAAGAAGGTCAAAAGGTAACAATAGAAGGAGTTTACAAAGACTCACCACGTATTCCTCTACTGGTTAAGACAGGTTATGAAGATTGTCATGTGTGTCCACTTTGTGCTCTCAACCTCAACTTGAAACATACT gacgtGCTGATCCTTTCCCAGTTTATGCGCGCAGATGGCTGTTTGTTGCCTAAACGTGTCACAGGGCTCTGTTCAACACAACAGCGAAGGCTCACACTTCTAGTGAGAATGTCACAGAAAGCTG GTTTGATGCCAAATTTGGCACCATCACCCAGCAAGAGGGATCCCACAAAACGGTATGGATCAAAAAAATACAACAGATACTTCGATGAAGCTACTCTTGATGTCAAACCTAAACGTAGATTCCGCCGCTAA